TCGGGAGAACCTTCGGTGTAATGGTGTTCAGGGATGCAACTACAGGCACAGTCCTGTATAGGAAATACGTAAAACATGAGACCAACCAGCTTTATGCGGATGGTCTGAAATTCCTTCGTGGACAAGGCGTGGAGATAAGCGCCGTTGTTTGTGATGGCCGACGAGGCCTGTTGCAACTCTGCAGAGGAATCCCGGTGCAAATGTGCCAATTTCATCAAGTAGCGATCATTACCCGCTATCTCACTAGAAGGAATCTCAAAAATAAGCATTGCCTAAGTTATCTATGAACACTGGGCTTTGATCAACTTTTTAATGTTCCAGTTGATCTTCTTCTTTGGCGCAATGTACTTCGCTAAGAAAAGCGATGGACATCAGCGACAAGCAATGGGAAGTGTTGGAAAAACCGCTTACAAGTATTTTTCATAAGAGCGAAACACGTGGCAGGCCCAGACAAGATCCACGTGCGGTGCTTAACGGGATCTTGTGGATATGCCGGACCGGTGCACCATGGGCAGATCTACCTGGCAGATACCCGCCATACCAGACTTGCCATCGGTACCACAAACACTGGTGCAAGAGCGGTTCTTGGGATAAACTGCTGCATGCTCTTGCATCGGATCCACGCGATCGAGGGAAGATCGACATTACCGAATGCTTTATCGATGGCACCTTCGCAAGTGCCAAAAAGGGGGCTTGTGTTGGACCTACTAAGAAAGGGAAAGGCACCAAGATCATGGCAGTCACAGACGCTGTTGGTATTCCTCTCACCGTACGGGCCTTTAGCGCCAGCACCCATGAAGTAAAGCTAGCCGATAGGACGATCCGTTCGTGTGCCATAAAGCCCAAACGTGCGATCGCCGACAGGGCGTACGACAGTGACAAACTAAGACGCACATTGAAGAAACGCGGAATCCAACTGGTATGTCCGCACAGGAGTAACAGAAAACGACAAGTGCATCAAGATGGACGGGAATTACGGCGCTACAAACGCCGCTGGAAGGTCGAAAGGTTGTTCGCGTGGTTGTTTAACTCGCGCCGTACATTCGTTCGGTATGAATACCATGCAGACCTCTTCTTAGGCATGGTGCAGTTGGCTTGCGTAATGATAATTCTCAAAAGTTATTTTTGAGATGGCTTCTAGAAAGCCCAAGTTGCCAGCAGCCATTGAGCTGCGCCAATTGACACAGATGCTGAAGAAGACCGATAAGGAAAGCTTCACTGGGGGTCTACAACTATGGCATACCAAATGGAAGGCCTTCCTCGCTGAACGAACTGTGGAATCAACCACCGGCAAGTCACGTTATACGCACGGTCGCCTGCGGAGCGCACACCGGAGCCTATCGTGCAATCTGCCTTGGTTGTTCACTTGGTACGACTATCCTGAACTGGATATTCCCAACACCACCAATGCAATAGATGGCTACTTCGCAGACCTGAAGAACAAGCTTCGCAATCACAATGGCCTCTCCTTGACTCGGAAACAAAAATTTATCGATGAGTTTTTGAAGGCATGCGGACCTCGCGATGGGAACGGTTGATCCGAAGGTTCCGTTCCCATCCGATCATCGCTCAGTCATCAGGTTTATCCCTGGCAGGTTGCTCTCCAGCAGAGCCTACTTCCGTTTCGCCAGACACCCAAAGATCAGAATCGCAATTAGGTTCTCCAACAACGGTTGATAACTCGCCATTCGTTTTGTCCATTAGAGACAAACGTCTCCCAAAAGCCATTCGTTTTGTCTATTACACCTCATTTTTCGTTGGGGGCTTCGTTCGCTTCGGAATTAGCGTATCGCACGCTCCTGCTCAATGAACAGAGTGATCTCTATAGGTGGATCATTGATGGGAGGAACGATCACGAGATCCCTCGATTCGGGTATTCGGCTACGCTGAGCATGACCTACGAATTCAATAGGCATTGGTCAGTTGGAATCGGTGTTGGGTATTCGAAGAAGGGATACCGAACAAACATCGTGGATATCGAGCCATTGACCTTTGGCGATGTCATCGACCCAATAACGGGTAATGTCCATTATTCCTCCAACGACCCGGCGATTCCTCAAAAATTACGCAATGTGTATGGCTTTGCGTACATCACAATTCCGGTCCAATTGAGTTACGTGGCAGGCAAGGGTAAGATACGATCCATCAGTTCCATCGGCATGAGCGTTGATATGCTCAATCACGCGACGAGCGTCTTCGTTGGCAAATATTCGGACAGGGGTTGGGAACGGAAGACCACTGACCAGACCGAACAATTCTCCCAATGGAACCTAACACCGATGGTATCAACGGGAATTGCGATGCAAGTGGGCACTAGACTGAGGTTTACACTTGCACCTGTTGCACGCTACGGTCTATAACGGATCATCGACACACCGATAACTGGCAGACTCTGGAGCGTTGGGTTGGAAGCCGGCTGCTATTGGGCGCTTTGAAGTCCTGTGAGGATACAGGCAGATCACAGTTGCCGTTAGCAAAAGTCCATCAAGGGCACACCGCTTCTTCCAGAACCTTGTCAACGGCCAGGTATTCCTCTGCATCGTCTCCTTCTGCGGTTTCGCCCATTACGGTATGCGCTTCAAGCTTTACTACCACGGAGCCGCCATGCTTTACTGCAAGAGCGATCAACCGATCCTGCGCACTACCAGGAATTACCGGCTTGTTGAAAGCTGACCCACACGGAACAAAACTGTGCGCACCATCGCTATAGGAGTAGGTGCCAATTACCGTACTGTCGTCCACTGCATTCGTGGGAGTTGTTTCATCAGGAATTTGCTCCGTGGAAGAAGTAGGTTGCTCCTTGAACTCCGGCACAGATCCCGCATCAGGGTTGGTACAACCGGAATACATAATTCCAAGAACCACGATCGCCAATACATTTTTCATGATGGTGCAAAGGAATAGCCCAGCACGTGGAAAGGACTAATAATTATTCAACCTGATCAAGAACCACCGAAAAAGTTCGATCACCTTTGTCGCTTCGAATGATCCCTGTTCTATCCGCATTCTATTTCGGCACGATCGATCACTATCGTGTGTTGGCAAAGCATCCGAAGGTGATCATTGACCTCGGCGAGCATTACGAACGGCAGAGTTATCGCAATCGCACAACGGTCATCGGCCCCAATGGAACGAATGACCTTGTAGTCCCCATTGCGCGCAGAAGCGGAGAGAAAATGCCTATGCGCGAAGTAGGCCTCAGTTATGCTGAAACGTGGCCCCGGCAACACCTGCATGCGATCCGCAGTGCTTATGGAAAAACGCCATGGTTCATCCATTTCGAAGATGATCTCAATGATCTATTGAGCAAGCGCTATGACCGACTTGTGGAGTTGGATCTAGCAACGATGCGCCTTGCGATGAAGTGGTTGGGGTTGGGAACGGAATTGGTTCTGAGTGAAACCTACGTAGAGGTGAATGGTGAATGGGTAGGAAGCGATCTTGCGCGAAAGACGACCAACAACCAATTCGTGGATCTCCGCACTGCTCTGCATCCCAAACAACCACTGCCCGATCCGCTTTTGACTCCGCCAACCTACACTCAGGTATTTGCGGATAGGCATGGGTTCATTCCGGGGTTGAGCATTATCGATCTCGTGTGCAATTGCGGGCGTGATGCACGACGAGTCGTATTGGGTTGATCTGTGGGGTGTTAGACAATACTTTCATGTAGGCCGAAGAAAACTTCCAGCAAGATCATATCAAAGAATAATAATCATTATTGATGGCCCCTTGGGCATAGTTACCAAGCAACACTGTATTTTTCTGCCCAATTATTACAAGGAATGCGCATCATTTCATTGTTGGCCCTGATCATAGCGAACCTACTATCTGTGCAAGCACAAACACAGAGATCCACGGCTGATGCTGTAAAATGGGCACGTGCATTAGAATTGGACAGCCTAGGTAAGACCGCCCAAGCAGTGAAGCTCTATACCGATCTTACCAACGAACCTGCATGGGCGTACAAAGCTTATATGGCTCGGAGTGGGGCCTATTTCGTAGTTCTGCATGATTATCAGGAAGCATTCATGGATCTTGCAAAAGCCATGGAGTTGGAACCGGATAGCATTGCTCCATATTTGAACCGTAGTGCATGCTACATCACAGCCAAAATGCCGGATCGTGCACTCTCCGATCTCGACGAAGCGCTGGTCCGTGCCAGAGACCGCGAAGACAGCATTTCCGTTTTCGTGAACCAGGCCAGTGCACTATTCACCGTCCGGAAGTTCGATGTGGCATTGACCGCCTTGGACAAAGCACTCTTGCTGGACAGCACATCGATGGCAGTGCTATTGAACAAAGCAACAGCATTGGATGAATTGGGAAAACAAGAGGAGGCATATACCATTACACTAAAGCTCCACGAATTATTCCCCGTTGATGTCGCCATCATGAATAACTTAGGCTATCAGTCCAGTAACATGAAGAATTTTGACGAAGCAAGGTCCTGGTATGAAAAAGCACTGAAGGTTGACCCCAAGGACGCCTATATTCTCAGCAACCTGAGCTATATTCAATTGCAACAAGGCGCATTGAACGATGCACTGGACAGTGTTGAACGCTCAATACGATCCAACCCGAACAACAGTTATGCGTATCGCAATGCCGGTTTGATATGGCAAGCCAAGGACAACAAGGCCAAAGCATGTGATGCCTTCGAAAAGGCATTATCGCTTGGTTTCACCACGGAGTATGGTCCTGAAGTGGCCGACCTGAGAAAGAACTATTGCAAATGAACTCGATCCACATGATCTACCCGTTACAGGAACAAAAGCGACCAACTCGTTCATCACTTCGATCCACCCTCATCCGTCACCTAGGTCTTTTCGCGCTTATTGCAATGGGTTCCACCATCACGCAGGCTCAAATGAAGATGGACATGGGTCATGGTAGTGCCATGCTGGATCAAGCGCGCGAACTAGTGCGGAGCGATAATAAAGCTGAAGCGTTGAAGTTATTGGGTACAGTGCATCCGAACGATTCACTGTATGACAGAGCATTGCAAACACGTTTCTATCTTCTCGTTGACGATAAGAAATTCGAAGAGGCGAATACGCTGAGCATATTGGGCATGCGGGCCAAGGGTAAACTCAGGAATGAGTTCATGGTGATGCACACCGCTATTCTTGTGGATCTGGAAAAATGGGAGGACGCATTGGCTGCAGCTGACTCGGCAATTGTAGCGTTACCCGGACTGTATCGTCCACGACACTTGAGATCTCTTTCGCTGGCGGAACTCGGTAGAAAGAAAGAAGCACTGGAACAATCCATGGACAATGCGAAGCGATTCCCGTACAGGCGCGAAGCACACGTTCGGTTGGGAACGTTGGCCTTTAACGAAGGACTTGTCTCACAAGCCGCGATGGCATACGCTATGGCCCAAGTAGTTCGGTATGACGATGACTTCGCAAACACCTTACTCGGCCAGAACGACGGTGCACTAGGGGCTACCATTGAAGCAAAGTCGGAAGGATACGACCTCAGCGTTACGGGCGATGACCTTTCTGAAGAAGACTTGTTGATCCGTAGCAAGGTGGCCATGGACAAAGACTACAAGTGCAAGCCGGATCTTACGTACCCCATATGTCGGCAGTCTCATTTACTTTTCACCTCCATCCATGAAAAGAAAGGTGAATTGAAGGGGTTCTACAGCGAGTTCTACGGCCCGTTGATCAATGAGATCATGGACCAGGGCTTATTCGAAGGGTTCATCTATCACTGCTTACTCTCAAGCACCGATAAAGGGGTCAAGTCCCTTGCATCGAAGAACAAGAGCAAAGTAGAAGCCTTCCGTGCAAAAATGGGAGATGTGATGCAAAAGCATTACATCATGTTCCCAGAGGAAGAAGGCGGAGCGAACGTGATGCACATCTATAACAATGATGGCGATATGGTGGGTTATGGTCCGGGGGATCCAATTAACTCGGCCAGCTCGGGCCAGTGGAATTATTATTACAGCAATGGGCCAAAGCGATCATGGGGTAATTTGGATAACGATGGTAAACGCACTGGAACTTGGTCCGACCGCTATGAATCCGGCATTATGTCCAGCAGGGCAGAATACAAAGCCGGCGAGATCGAAGGACTTGCTCTGTTCTATCATGAGACAGGTGCACTCTCGGATAGCATTCATGTTGTGGATGGCAAACGCAATGGCCAAGTGTGTATGTATTACGAAATGGGAGGCCTTCGCAACTGCAAAACAACAGTAGCTGGCGCATGGACCGGCCCTGTTACCGAGTACTACCGGAATGGCGCACCGGAGTGGACATATGCCCTGAAGGAAGGGATCACGGAAGGCACCGTGAAGCAACAGTACAATACGGGCGGAACGGCGTTCATAGGTGAATATATCAACGACCTGCGCAGCGGTACTCACAACGAAATGTACCCTGATGGTGCCAAGAAAAGTTCATACAGCTATACGGAAGGAAAAGGCAACGGTGCATACACCAAATGGTCTGCGGACGGTATGCTCTCCGAAGAAGGTACGCTCAAGAACAACGTGATCATTGGCGAACGGAAGACCTACGACCAATGGGGAACGTTGGACGTACTCATGCGTTTCGATGAACAAGGACGCGCCCAGGGAACACGCGTAGAGAACAATGACGAAGGCAACCCCTTCGTTGAAATGGAATACAACAAGGATCTGCTTATCCGGTATTCCTATCGCGATCGAACGGGTAAGGTCATCGGAGAAGGAACACGTTCCAAAGGCAGGTTCGATCTGAAAGGATATAACATGGACAGCGGGCTTCGCGTGGAAGGAGTGTATTTGGATGAAGGCCAGAAAGATGGCAAATGGAAGTACTACCAAGCCGATGG
This genomic window from Flavobacteriales bacterium contains:
- a CDS encoding WbqC family protein; protein product: MIPVLSAFYFGTIDHYRVLAKHPKVIIDLGEHYERQSYRNRTTVIGPNGTNDLVVPIARRSGEKMPMREVGLSYAETWPRQHLHAIRSAYGKTPWFIHFEDDLNDLLSKRYDRLVELDLATMRLAMKWLGLGTELVLSETYVEVNGEWVGSDLARKTTNNQFVDLRTALHPKQPLPDPLLTPPTYTQVFADRHGFIPGLSIIDLVCNCGRDARRVVLG
- a CDS encoding tetratricopeptide repeat protein, which gives rise to MRIISLLALIIANLLSVQAQTQRSTADAVKWARALELDSLGKTAQAVKLYTDLTNEPAWAYKAYMARSGAYFVVLHDYQEAFMDLAKAMELEPDSIAPYLNRSACYITAKMPDRALSDLDEALVRARDREDSISVFVNQASALFTVRKFDVALTALDKALLLDSTSMAVLLNKATALDELGKQEEAYTITLKLHELFPVDVAIMNNLGYQSSNMKNFDEARSWYEKALKVDPKDAYILSNLSYIQLQQGALNDALDSVERSIRSNPNNSYAYRNAGLIWQAKDNKAKACDAFEKALSLGFTTEYGPEVADLRKNYCK
- a CDS encoding outer membrane beta-barrel protein, whose protein sequence is MSITPHFSLGASFASELAYRTLLLNEQSDLYRWIIDGRNDHEIPRFGYSATLSMTYEFNRHWSVGIGVGYSKKGYRTNIVDIEPLTFGDVIDPITGNVHYSSNDPAIPQKLRNVYGFAYITIPVQLSYVAGKGKIRSISSIGMSVDMLNHATSVFVGKYSDRGWERKTTDQTEQFSQWNLTPMVSTGIAMQVGTRLRFTLAPVARYGL
- a CDS encoding IS5 family transposase, giving the protein MDISDKQWEVLEKPLTSIFHKSETRGRPRQDPRAVLNGILWICRTGAPWADLPGRYPPYQTCHRYHKHWCKSGSWDKLLHALASDPRDRGKIDITECFIDGTFASAKKGACVGPTKKGKGTKIMAVTDAVGIPLTVRAFSASTHEVKLADRTIRSCAIKPKRAIADRAYDSDKLRRTLKKRGIQLVCPHRSNRKRQVHQDGRELRRYKRRWKVERLFAWLFNSRRTFVRYEYHADLFLGMVQLACVMIILKSYF
- a CDS encoding transposase gives rise to the protein MASRKPKLPAAIELRQLTQMLKKTDKESFTGGLQLWHTKWKAFLAERTVESTTGKSRYTHGRLRSAHRSLSCNLPWLFTWYDYPELDIPNTTNAIDGYFADLKNKLRNHNGLSLTRKQKFIDEFLKACGPRDGNG